One part of the Nostoc sp. PCC 7120 = FACHB-418 genome encodes these proteins:
- a CDS encoding AI-2E family transporter, with the protein MRLGQLIGFLAFVISLYILWQTRQILLVVFASIVLATVLNQLVTFLQKFRLRRGPAVAISVALLVAVLAVFFALIVPRLVEQLQQFDDIMPLAVERLRLWNNWLQNIIPNQLLESIQGIRYLTQGLQDWLNRLIDNFFRLVSSSLSIILGLLLFVALTIMLLADPSPYQQGFIMLFPAFYRRRVDDILNKCAVSLTGWIKGTLLTMLVIATLSYIGLLILGIPLPLVNAILAGLLEFIPNVGPTLSVIPPALLALSEAPWKILAVIALYFGIQQVESLVILPLVMKSQASLLPAVTLVAVVFFGSFFGFLGVFLAVPLVIVLQIWIKEILVEDVLNHWQKNDT; encoded by the coding sequence GTGCGATTGGGACAGTTAATCGGCTTTCTTGCTTTTGTTATATCTCTTTATATTTTGTGGCAGACTCGGCAAATTCTTTTGGTAGTATTTGCATCTATAGTATTAGCAACAGTCCTCAATCAACTAGTAACTTTTTTACAAAAATTCCGGCTCAGACGGGGCCCAGCCGTTGCTATATCAGTTGCTCTTTTAGTAGCTGTTTTAGCCGTATTCTTTGCACTAATTGTCCCACGTCTGGTTGAGCAATTGCAACAATTCGATGATATTATGCCACTGGCAGTAGAAAGATTGCGATTGTGGAACAATTGGTTACAAAATATAATTCCTAACCAACTATTAGAAAGTATTCAAGGAATTAGGTATCTGACTCAAGGTTTACAAGATTGGTTAAATCGGTTGATAGACAACTTTTTTAGATTGGTCAGTAGCTCGCTTTCAATTATTTTAGGTTTGTTGCTTTTCGTGGCTCTTACCATCATGTTATTAGCCGATCCATCGCCCTATCAGCAGGGGTTTATCATGCTATTTCCTGCTTTTTATCGTCGGCGAGTTGATGACATTCTCAATAAATGTGCAGTCTCGTTAACTGGTTGGATAAAAGGCACACTCCTAACTATGCTGGTCATTGCAACATTAAGCTATATTGGATTATTGATTTTGGGCATACCATTGCCATTAGTTAATGCAATTTTGGCAGGATTATTAGAATTTATTCCCAATGTTGGCCCTACCTTGAGTGTGATTCCACCTGCACTATTAGCATTAAGTGAAGCACCTTGGAAAATCCTTGCTGTTATAGCTTTGTATTTCGGAATTCAGCAAGTTGAAAGTTTAGTTATATTACCTTTAGTAATGAAAAGCCAAGCATCACTTTTGCCTGCTGTTACTTTAGTAGCGGTGGTCTTTTTTGGCAGTTTTTTTGGTTTTCTAGGTGTATTTCTCGCTGTACCACTAGTAATTGTGTTGCAAATTTGGATCAAAGAGATTTTGGTAGAGGATGTCCTAAATCACTGGCAAAAAAATGATACTTAG
- a CDS encoding cation:proton antiporter — translation MSQLTSIEINIALMTLGGLVLALGLLSGWLKERLFLSDPLIALVVGVLLSPSVFGLIDLAHWGKPEIILEQGARLAIAIQVMGVALRLPKAYPFTHWHILAVLLGLLMPLMWLISGLLVYLLLGLPFWVSMLVGAVITPTDPVVSTSVVTGKIAEQNLPERIRYGIFAESAANDGLAYPFVLLPILILTKPPQEALIHWLTKILLWEVGAAVLMGLLIGYLAGWLLQWAETKQTIEKQSFLAYTVALSLAVLGLVKLIGSDGILAVFAAGIAFDMVVGGRDRAEEENVQEAVDRFFTLYIFVLLGLYIPWQQWLELGWKGLLLAVAVLLLRRLPVVLLLRPLLGQLRRIQDALFLGWFGPIGVAAIFYAFLSLRQTGIEATWTIGSLVICASILAHGFTAVPLAKLYAKQQR, via the coding sequence ATGAGCCAGTTAACCTCAATAGAAATCAATATAGCCTTGATGACCCTGGGTGGACTAGTGCTAGCTCTTGGGCTGTTATCTGGCTGGCTCAAAGAGCGATTGTTTCTTTCAGATCCTCTTATAGCTTTGGTAGTTGGAGTTTTATTGAGTCCATCTGTGTTTGGCTTAATTGACCTTGCTCACTGGGGTAAACCAGAGATAATTTTAGAACAGGGAGCAAGATTAGCGATCGCAATTCAAGTGATGGGGGTAGCGTTGCGCCTACCAAAAGCCTACCCTTTCACACATTGGCACATTCTAGCGGTACTGTTAGGGTTGTTGATGCCTTTGATGTGGTTAATTAGTGGACTATTGGTATATCTGCTATTAGGTCTACCTTTTTGGGTATCTATGTTGGTTGGGGCTGTGATTACTCCTACCGATCCGGTTGTTTCTACTTCCGTTGTCACGGGGAAAATCGCCGAGCAGAACCTACCCGAACGCATTCGCTACGGTATCTTTGCTGAGTCTGCTGCAAATGATGGATTGGCTTATCCGTTTGTGCTTTTACCGATTCTGATCTTGACCAAACCACCACAAGAAGCTCTAATTCACTGGCTCACTAAAATTTTACTGTGGGAAGTAGGAGCAGCTGTGTTGATGGGATTGCTGATTGGCTACCTAGCAGGGTGGCTTTTGCAATGGGCTGAAACCAAACAAACCATAGAGAAGCAGTCTTTTCTAGCTTATACCGTAGCTCTTTCATTAGCTGTATTGGGTCTTGTGAAATTAATTGGTAGTGATGGTATTTTGGCAGTTTTTGCGGCGGGAATCGCATTTGATATGGTTGTGGGCGGCCGTGACAGAGCTGAAGAAGAGAACGTACAGGAAGCAGTAGACCGCTTTTTTACTTTGTATATTTTCGTGCTATTGGGTCTATATATACCTTGGCAGCAATGGTTAGAGTTAGGTTGGAAAGGTCTGCTATTGGCTGTAGCGGTTCTGTTACTGCGCCGACTACCAGTCGTGCTTTTACTGCGTCCCCTTCTTGGTCAGTTGCGAAGAATACAGGATGCTCTGTTTTTAGGGTGGTTCGGCCCTATTGGTGTAGCAGCAATTTTTTATGCTTTCCTTTCACTGCGTCAGACAGGTATAGAAGCAACCTGGACTATAGGTAGTCTAGTCATTTGTGCTTCCATCTTGGCTCACGGTTTTACAGCTGTACCCTTGGCTAAACTCTACGCCAAGCAGCAAAGGTAA
- a CDS encoding DUF2254 domain-containing protein — MKNVKISKLWDQLHSSYWFIPAVMAVVATALAFTMLNLDRTDKVEIDYWWVYTGGADGARSLLEAVAGSMVSVAATAFSITIVALQLAAANFGPRLLRNFMQDTGNQVVLGTFLGTFVYCLFVLRTIRGEGDGYSQFVPQLAVTVGILLAIISIGILIYFIHHASTIIQASHVIQNVSADLHSAIKRLFPEKIGRGKPEDSLGVAEIPPPLEEEAVPIRANRTGYLQAIDNEELMKIACHYNLLIHLQIRPGKFVVQGSDLVLIFPGHKLHSKLTKKINNAFIIGKERTEQQDVEFPINQLVEIALRAISPGVNDPFTAIRCIDQLSTGFCHLVQRKFPSPYRYNHNQLRIIAEGVKFPGLMDTAFNQIRQYGRSDIAVIMRLLEAIALIATYTKNSQYQAALRHHADMILQDSCEVISQKQDRKDVEERYYRVIKNLENDSDIKNWKS; from the coding sequence ATGAAAAACGTCAAGATTAGCAAACTCTGGGATCAGCTCCACTCCAGTTATTGGTTCATACCAGCAGTTATGGCGGTAGTAGCTACTGCTTTAGCTTTTACAATGCTGAATCTTGACCGTACAGACAAGGTAGAAATTGATTATTGGTGGGTTTACACTGGTGGGGCTGATGGAGCGCGATCGCTCCTAGAAGCTGTCGCAGGTTCAATGGTTAGTGTTGCAGCTACAGCCTTTTCAATTACCATCGTGGCACTGCAACTAGCTGCTGCCAATTTTGGCCCCCGCCTTCTACGTAATTTTATGCAGGATACTGGTAATCAAGTTGTACTTGGTACATTCCTTGGTACTTTTGTCTACTGCTTATTTGTACTCAGAACAATTCGAGGCGAAGGAGATGGATACAGCCAATTTGTACCACAACTAGCGGTAACAGTCGGCATTTTACTAGCAATAATTAGCATTGGTATTCTGATTTATTTTATTCATCACGCTTCTACAATCATTCAAGCGTCTCATGTAATTCAAAATGTGAGTGCAGATTTGCATTCAGCAATTAAGCGACTATTCCCCGAAAAAATAGGGCGTGGTAAACCAGAAGATAGCCTTGGAGTTGCAGAAATTCCTCCGCCTTTGGAGGAAGAAGCTGTACCGATTCGAGCCAATAGAACTGGTTATTTACAAGCAATTGATAATGAAGAATTAATGAAAATTGCTTGTCATTATAATTTGCTTATACATTTGCAAATTCGTCCAGGAAAATTTGTAGTTCAAGGTAGTGATTTAGTCTTGATTTTTCCTGGACACAAACTGCATTCAAAACTGACTAAAAAAATTAATAATGCCTTTATTATTGGTAAAGAACGGACAGAGCAACAGGACGTAGAATTTCCCATCAATCAGTTAGTAGAAATTGCCTTACGCGCAATTTCTCCTGGAGTCAATGACCCATTTACTGCAATTCGCTGTATTGACCAATTAAGTACCGGATTCTGTCATCTTGTGCAACGAAAGTTTCCTTCACCTTATCGCTACAATCATAATCAGCTACGCATCATTGCCGAAGGCGTAAAGTTTCCTGGATTAATGGATACAGCTTTTAACCAAATTCGCCAGTATGGACGTTCTGATATTGCAGTGATTATGCGTTTGTTAGAAGCTATTGCTTTAATTGCAACTTATACTAAAAATTCCCAATATCAAGCAGCCCTACGGCATCATGCTGACATGATTTTACAAGATAGTTGTGAGGTAATCTCACAAAAACAAGACCGTAAAGATGTAGAAGAAAGATATTACCGAGTTATTAAAAATTTAGAAAATGATAGCGATATTAAAAATTGGAAATCGTAA
- a CDS encoding ion transporter — translation MTKLSEKQALEKERSEVLQQLEDWLETPMLVLGFAWLALFIIEIIWGLNSLLQAVSIAIWIIFILDFLLKLAIAPHRPSYIKSSWLTVISLFLPALRTFRIIRVIKILRTARAVRGLQLLRVVTRANRGMRVLAASVSRRGFGYVVVLTMIVTLLGAAGMYTFENEVPVESGLHNYGTALWWTAMLMTTMGSEYWPKTPEGRVLCFFLALYAFAVFGYVTATLATFFIDRDADDDEAELAGAKSIELLQSEIAALREEIQQLLHRSSN, via the coding sequence ATGACTAAGCTTTCAGAGAAACAAGCCCTAGAAAAAGAACGCAGCGAAGTTTTGCAACAGTTGGAAGATTGGCTAGAAACGCCTATGTTGGTGCTGGGCTTTGCGTGGTTAGCACTATTCATTATTGAGATTATCTGGGGGTTAAATTCTTTACTACAAGCCGTTAGCATTGCTATTTGGATTATTTTTATTTTAGATTTTCTACTGAAACTAGCGATCGCTCCTCATAGACCTTCCTATATCAAAAGCAGCTGGCTAACAGTTATTTCTCTGTTTTTGCCTGCACTGCGAACTTTTCGGATTATCCGAGTCATCAAAATATTACGAACAGCACGGGCTGTAAGAGGGCTACAACTATTGCGAGTCGTGACTCGTGCTAACCGAGGAATGAGGGTTTTGGCCGCTAGTGTGAGCCGTCGAGGGTTTGGTTATGTTGTGGTGTTAACAATGATTGTGACTTTACTAGGAGCAGCAGGGATGTATACGTTTGAGAATGAAGTGCCTGTGGAATCTGGACTGCATAACTATGGCACTGCTTTATGGTGGACAGCAATGCTCATGACCACCATGGGTTCTGAGTATTGGCCGAAAACCCCTGAAGGTCGGGTGCTATGTTTTTTCTTGGCGTTGTATGCTTTTGCTGTGTTTGGTTATGTGACTGCAACTCTGGCGACATTCTTTATTGACCGAGATGCTGATGATGATGAAGCCGAATTAGCCGGAGCAAAATCTATCGAACTGCTTCAGAGTGAAATTGCAGCATTAAGAGAGGAAATTCAACAATTATTGCATCGAAGTTCAAATTAA
- a CDS encoding DUF389 domain-containing protein, protein MRQLIIQVPRGNGKAVIDIAKFHNGTNLARFEGNADEPIDVVIVHVSNREVGKVIEELQDLPKVHITLIPTGVMALQPPASEAPQQVVDVEERSPIEILLSGLQSVGSWQGFLSYAALAGFVVWIGLYTNTTYLLVAAMLIAPFAGPAMNTAIATAWGDRSLLGRSILRYFAALTVTIFTTWLLSLILRQEIPTSLMLDNSQVSAVAVILPLAAGAAGALNLVQSERSSLVSGAATGMLVAASLAPPAGIIGMASAIGRWDMVISGVFLLFLQLCGINLSAALLFRMFGLSAQGTRYQRGKKQVFFSALVITVITLAGLLTWQFINSPNLQRSSLAQRANAQVQKTVEQVGLAKLVESNVRFTRANIEGQETLLCVIYVQRQPQVTLSSAEISDRLTQAIQTQLLKQAFNVTPLVDVNVLETPLENTGV, encoded by the coding sequence ATGCGTCAACTTATTATCCAAGTGCCAAGAGGCAACGGAAAAGCAGTGATTGACATTGCCAAATTCCATAACGGCACAAATTTGGCACGATTTGAAGGGAATGCAGACGAACCAATTGATGTAGTGATAGTTCATGTTTCTAATCGAGAAGTAGGGAAAGTTATAGAGGAATTGCAAGACTTACCCAAAGTACATATCACGCTGATACCAACTGGTGTGATGGCTTTACAACCACCTGCATCGGAAGCACCGCAGCAAGTTGTGGATGTCGAGGAACGTAGCCCGATTGAGATATTGCTCTCTGGTTTGCAGAGTGTAGGCTCTTGGCAAGGCTTTCTGAGTTATGCCGCACTCGCAGGCTTTGTAGTTTGGATTGGATTATATACAAATACAACTTACTTGCTAGTAGCGGCGATGCTGATTGCGCCATTTGCAGGCCCGGCAATGAATACAGCCATTGCTACGGCTTGGGGCGATCGCTCACTCTTGGGGCGGAGTATTTTACGATATTTTGCAGCTTTAACCGTCACGATTTTTACTACTTGGTTACTTAGCCTCATATTACGGCAAGAAATTCCTACAAGTTTAATGTTAGACAATAGCCAAGTTTCAGCAGTGGCAGTAATTTTACCATTAGCTGCCGGAGCAGCAGGGGCGCTTAACTTAGTACAATCAGAACGCAGTAGTTTAGTATCTGGCGCGGCTACAGGAATGTTAGTTGCCGCTTCCTTAGCCCCACCTGCGGGAATTATCGGTATGGCCAGTGCAATTGGCAGGTGGGATATGGTAATTTCTGGCGTATTTTTGCTGTTCTTGCAACTATGCGGCATCAATTTATCGGCTGCTCTCTTGTTCCGTATGTTTGGGCTGTCTGCTCAAGGAACTCGCTATCAGCGCGGTAAAAAACAAGTATTCTTTTCTGCATTGGTAATCACTGTCATTACCTTGGCAGGTTTACTCACATGGCAATTTATAAATTCACCTAATCTTCAACGTTCTAGCCTGGCCCAACGTGCTAACGCTCAAGTGCAAAAAACCGTCGAGCAAGTGGGTTTAGCAAAATTGGTTGAGTCGAATGTGCGCTTTACACGCGCCAACATTGAAGGACAGGAGACTCTACTTTGCGTGATTTATGTACAGCGTCAACCACAAGTGACATTATCTAGTGCAGAAATTAGCGATCGCCTCACCCAAGCTATTCAAACTCAATTATTAAAACAAGCTTTTAATGTCACACCTTTAGTTGATGTCAACGTGCTAGAAACTCCTTTAGAAAATACAGGGGTGTAA
- a CDS encoding response regulator: MRILLVEDDDLLAQAMATTLTKQHYAVDIAADGEVAWELVSVCNYELILLDVVLPKLDGISLCRQLRQAGYQMLILLLTAKDSQTDKILGLDTGADDYVVKPFDFQELSARIRALLRRGNTSLPPVLAWGSLRLDPSSCEVTYADKPLNLTAKEFSILELFLRNNQRTFSRGAIVEKLWSAEKDPPEENTIKSHIKSLRQKLQAAGANYAFIETVYGMGYRLKALAHEANCLITEPEINLTQQQILLTAIAQERENFKAKVGSRIAFFKEAVNALRKGTLDLQMQQEAEQEAHKLVGSLGSFGFPHASLLAKKIEDLFQNQNLITQAKCFYLDKLLTALPRNLEKTSLEQHQNLLLVISNDQQVFNGLLDEAVNLGIKVKITHDIAGSRTIIASLNPDVVILDIDIEEDSLSLLRELSQLSPQIPILILTNQNNFIKRVEVARAGGCAFLPKYLPSSQIFESVIQVLPQTGITKTKIMIVDDNLHLLNFLHRYLEALGITVKALKEPQYFWDTLIEFSPDLLILDLEIPHINGIELCQVVRNDPYWQFLPVLFLVNNFNVNTFEKIFAVGADDWVNKSVIDSRLVAQILQHLERMSLRKLSATRYFNYSY; the protein is encoded by the coding sequence ATGAGAATTCTTTTAGTTGAAGACGATGATCTGCTGGCTCAAGCTATGGCAACAACTCTGACTAAACAACATTATGCAGTTGATATTGCTGCTGATGGTGAAGTTGCTTGGGAATTGGTGAGTGTTTGTAACTATGAACTAATTTTGTTAGATGTTGTTCTACCGAAACTGGATGGTATCAGTCTTTGTCGACAATTACGGCAAGCAGGCTATCAAATGCTGATTCTGCTGTTAACAGCAAAAGATTCTCAAACTGATAAAATTCTAGGTTTAGATACCGGAGCAGATGATTATGTAGTCAAACCATTTGATTTTCAAGAGTTATCAGCTCGTATTCGTGCTTTATTACGTCGAGGAAATACTTCTTTACCTCCTGTTTTAGCATGGGGAAGCTTACGCCTTGACCCTAGTAGTTGTGAGGTAACTTATGCAGACAAGCCACTAAATTTAACAGCCAAAGAATTTAGTATTTTAGAGCTTTTCTTACGCAACAACCAACGTACTTTTAGCCGGGGTGCAATTGTAGAAAAACTTTGGAGTGCGGAAAAAGATCCACCAGAAGAAAACACGATTAAATCTCATATCAAAAGTTTACGACAGAAATTACAAGCAGCAGGTGCTAACTACGCTTTTATCGAAACTGTTTACGGGATGGGTTATCGCTTGAAAGCTTTAGCTCATGAAGCAAATTGTCTGATAACTGAGCCAGAAATAAATTTAACACAGCAGCAAATTCTACTCACAGCCATTGCTCAAGAGCGAGAAAATTTCAAAGCAAAGGTTGGTTCACGGATTGCATTTTTTAAAGAAGCGGTGAATGCTTTAAGAAAAGGTACGCTTGACCTGCAAATGCAGCAAGAGGCAGAGCAAGAAGCTCACAAATTGGTTGGTTCGTTGGGGAGTTTTGGTTTTCCACACGCTTCATTATTAGCTAAAAAAATAGAAGATTTATTTCAGAATCAAAATTTGATCACCCAAGCCAAATGTTTTTATTTAGATAAACTGCTAACGGCGTTGCCCAGGAATCTAGAAAAAACTTCCTTGGAGCAACATCAAAATCTGCTATTGGTGATTAGCAATGATCAGCAAGTTTTTAACGGATTGCTAGATGAAGCTGTAAACCTGGGAATAAAAGTTAAAATTACTCATGATATTGCAGGTAGTAGAACTATAATTGCATCTTTAAATCCTGATGTGGTAATACTGGATATTGATATTGAAGAAGATAGTCTAAGTTTACTAAGAGAATTATCTCAGCTATCGCCTCAAATACCGATTTTAATACTTACTAATCAAAATAATTTTATTAAGCGTGTAGAAGTTGCCCGTGCTGGCGGCTGTGCTTTTTTGCCAAAATATCTGCCTTCTAGCCAAATTTTTGAGTCAGTTATTCAAGTATTACCACAAACTGGGATTACTAAAACGAAAATCATGATTGTAGATGATAATCTCCATTTATTAAATTTTCTACATCGATATCTAGAAGCTTTAGGAATTACCGTAAAAGCTCTTAAAGAGCCGCAATATTTTTGGGATACTCTGATAGAATTTTCTCCTGATTTGCTAATTCTAGATTTAGAAATACCGCATATTAATGGGATTGAACTTTGCCAGGTAGTACGTAATGATCCTTACTGGCAATTTTTACCAGTGCTGTTTCTCGTTAATAATTTTAATGTCAATACCTTTGAAAAAATATTTGCTGTTGGGGCTGATGATTGGGTAAATAAGTCTGTCATAGACTCACGACTAGTTGCCCAGATTTTGCAGCATCTGGAGCGAATGTCACTGAGGAAGTTATCTGCAACTAGGTATTTTAATTATAGTTACTAA